Genomic segment of Nitrososphaerota archaeon:
TCTAGGCAGAGTTTTAGCTGAAGATGTTGTAGCTGATACTGATTTACCGGATCATAACTGTGCAGCTATGGATGGCTTTGCTGTAAACACTAGAGATATTCAGGATGCTTCTGACCGGAATCCTGTCAGGCTCACGATAAATGGGGAACTCTTCCCATCGGATCACCCTACCGATGCCTCGATCAGGCGCGGCGAAACGATGTACGTGACCTGTGGCGCGCCGATTCCGAAAGGAGCTAACGCGGTGTTGAAGATAGAGAACGCCCGTCAAAAGAAGAACAATGCTATTGTTGTTCAAATGCCGCTTGAGCCTAACCGCAACATCTGCTTGGTTGGTGAAGATGTTGAGAAGCAGAATCTTGTTTTGCCGAGGAATAGGTTGATTCGGCCTCAGGATATTGGGCTTCTCACTGCGTTAAACCGGGTGACGGTTAAGGTCTTCAGAAGGCCTCGTGTCGCGGTAATATCAGTAGGAGATGAACTTGCTCAACCATTCAAAGCTACACCGAATATGATTGTTAACAACAACGCCTACATCATCACCAGCCTCATTGAAGCCTTCTACGGCGAACCGCTCATTGTCGGAATTGCTCGAGATAATGTGGAAGATATCTCTCAGAAGATTAATGCAGCGGCTCGCCAAGCTGACATTGTTGTCACGATCGCCGGTTGCTCAGTAGGTGTGAGGGACTTTGTACCCGATGCGGTTGAAGAAATAGGTGGAAGTGACGGTGGAGTTGTTTTTCAGGGGATCGCGCTTAGCGCCGGTAAGGTCAGTGGCTTCGGGTTGGTTCATGGTAAACCGGTTGTGATGCTTCCGGGTCACGTGGGATCGACTGTAGCCTCGTTTTGTCTGCTGGTTC
This window contains:
- a CDS encoding molybdopterin molybdotransferase MoeA, with amino-acid sequence MKSQRLQKRFFKLISLEDALGRIEQATKDQPREVEVVGTVHCLGRVLAEDVVADTDLPDHNCAAMDGFAVNTRDIQDASDRNPVRLTINGELFPSDHPTDASIRRGETMYVTCGAPIPKGANAVLKIENARQKKNNAIVVQMPLEPNRNICLVGEDVEKQNLVLPRNRLIRPQDIGLLTALNRVTVKVFRRPRVAVISVGDELAQPFKATPNMIVNNNAYIITSLIEAFYGEPLIVGIARDNVEDISQKINAAARQADIVVTIAGCSVGVRDFVPDAVEEIGGSDGGVVFQGIALSAGKVSGFGLVHGKPVVMLPGHVGSTVASFCLLVLPLLNRQLGLGFADYLPVVRCVLDEPVRPGKPGIEVVLPVKMYRRGGEHHAVPMRRPLSVLKNLVDANGFALIQPGVALDAGAGVDVKVYSGLEFYAMREQ